Genomic segment of Nitrospirota bacterium:
GATAGTATGCTGGATCGATCTTCACATGCTTCTGCCAATCCAGCTGAAGACGACCGAACGCCAGCTCCAAGAACTCACGCACGGTATGCGTCTCCCCAGTCGCAATGACGTAGTCCTCCGGCTTGGGGGCCTGCAACATCATCCACATCGCCTGCACATAGTCTCCCGCGAATCCCCAGTCTCGCTTCGCATCTAAGTTGCCAAGAAAGAGATCCTTCTGAATGCCAAGTTTGATGCGTGCTGCCGCTTTCGTAATTTTGCGTGTCACAAACGTCTCGCCACGTCGAGGCGATTCATGGTTGAATAAAATGCCGTTACAGGCAAAGAGGTCGTAGGCTTCGCGATAATTGACGGTAATCCAGTAGGAGTAGACCTTGGCTGCTCCATAGGGGCTACGGGGGTAGAATGGCGTGGTTTCTCGCTGAGGAACATCCTGCACTTTGCCGAACATCTCACTCGACGATGCTTGATAAAACTTCGGCTTCAGCCCCGCTTCCCGAATGGCTTCCAGAAGACGGATCGTTCCGAGTCCGGTAATCTCGCCGGTATACTCGGGAATATCGAAACTCACACGCACGTGACTTTGTGCTCCCAGGTTGTAAATTTCATCGGGCTGAACCGTTCGAATGATACGATTCAGGGAACTTGCATCGTTGAGGTCTCCATACACCAAATGAAGCCGTCGATGGGGAACATGCGGGTCTTGATAAATAGGATCAATCCTCCCCGTATTGAACGAACTCGATCTTCGAATAATGCCATAGACTTCATACCCTTTCCCGAGAAGGAGCTCCGCCAGATACGATCCATCCTGAC
This window contains:
- the gmd gene encoding GDP-mannose 4,6-dehydratase, whose amino-acid sequence is MKKALISGITGQDGSYLAELLLGKGYEVYGIIRRSSSFNTGRIDPIYQDPHVPHRRLHLVYGDLNDASSLNRIIRTVQPDEIYNLGAQSHVRVSFDIPEYTGEITGLGTIRLLEAIREAGLKPKFYQASSSEMFGKVQDVPQRETTPFYPRSPYGAAKVYSYWITVNYREAYDLFACNGILFNHESPRRGETFVTRKITKAAARIKLGIQKDLFLGNLDAKRDWGFAGDYVQAMWMMLQAPKPEDYVIATGETHTVREFLELAFGRLQLDWQKHVKIDPAYYRPTEVDLLIGDASKAKRDLGWEPNVRFKELAHMMVDADLALEQERLEGTQRKR